GGAGATCGGGGCCGCCGGGCGGAGCGCGGCTGACGGTGATGGATCAGCGGCCACGGCAGATGGGGAGATGTCGTTGGAGGACTTCCTGGCCAGGGCGGGGACGTTGTGGTTCCTTCCTTAGCGAAGTTGCAAGCGGGATTTCGCCTGGATCCTGTAATCGCCGACCGGTTTTCGCAGCAGGAGCGGTGGAGAATCCGATTCCAGGGTTTGGGAATGGAGTGGAGGGTGGATAAGGCTGCGTTGCAGAGGCAGAAGGGGATGATGAATCAAGAACAGAGTCAGCTGCCAGGTCCAGGGATAGAAACAGGTCGGTAAAATATCTTCTTAGACTTGATTTGCTGGTATGGCCGTGAATTGTTTGTTTAGCAAGATAAATTCTGCGGGCATCTTCGCAGGAAGACACTGTAGAGCTCGAATCTTTGATGTTGCGTCTGGAGGAGGAAAATGCTATCAATCTTCTGAGAAGAGGTATTTTGCTTTTTGACAATGTGAGGTCCTTCTAGGTCTAGATTTGATGATGAATCAGAAATCTCAAAGGGCTTTTGTTTTAGTTTGATCATCTTCATTATTAATGGTATTGTATTACTGCAATAACATCAAATTCTGGCTATATGTGATTTTGTGGACATGAAACATCGGATATCTATCCTTTTGCATGTTGAGTTAACATCTTTCAGGAGAGAAACCTGACTTAATGAAGAAATGTACCATCCCCTAGTGTccggtcaaagcaattttaagttTTCGATATctagaaaaagaacaaaattctACTTAGGGCATGAAGATGTGATCTTTGCTGCTTAGTAGAACACAATTGTTCATTTTAAATTGGCATTTCACTTCTCTGTGACATAAGGATCTAATCCTTCTCTCTTTGCAGAAGCAGCAGCATAGGTTGATCATTTTAGAAAAGAGAAATACACAAAGAATGAAGCTTCGACATCCTAATTCTTTGGGGGTGGCTGCATGAATCTTTGAATACCATTCTCCAGTCATCCTGCATGAATGATCTTTGACATCCTATTAAGGACAATATTTCTGCACAAAGTAATAATAAGCAAATATTTTTTCGCAATGTGTTTGTAGGTAACCTACTACTAATCACTTATTTTAAATGATTAACTTATCTAGCTCTAGCATCTGCAAGTCTCCTTTAAACATTTTGTGCCCTTTGAAACTAATTTTGTTCATCTTATGTTGAGTATTTCTTAATCTATCTGTTCTAGGAACACCGATAGCCACAATCTAGTTTAGACCATGCACCTCTTTGCATAGTGCATTGACTGGTCCGGCACCAGGATCTCAACTAGAtccaagcttttttttttttcagattaagGATTTAATATCATAGATTAATTTTCAAACCTCTAGATTCAAAATCCAAACATAGTTTGCATGCTAAATAATTTATCTGTTGCCTGAAAGCATGAATATTATCAATTCATGATATGAAATTTCATAACAATTAAATGTAATCAACAATAATCAAGTTTAAAACATGAAAACACATGCATCACATATTTTTCTCTCCAGGTTAAAACTAAAATGAAATGATTAGAAATTATAAGAAACATAATCAATcagtaattaaattatttaaataatgaaAACAGGAAGAATCCTACAGGATTCCTAAAGGCGATCACcgccttcttctcttcttttgcaGTTGATTTCCTTGATGAGTGGACAAAGAGGAGAGGGAGTTTACTAGGGATTATACGGGGAATGAGGGTGACGAAGTCGGGGATCTTCTAAATTAATTAGGTCAGATCTAATACGTATTTTGGTTTTTCAAAGTAGGAAGTAATCGTGGATCATCTGGTGAGACTGAAATAAATTTGGAGGTTACCTACATATTCTTGGGAGCATCGAGGGACTTTATTCCTTTGTTTGTTTCTGAACAACGCATGTAATTAGATTTATTGTGTAATTGGTATTCAAACATTTGTATCTTGTCAAGATAAATCTAAATCATGAATTTTCTAGGTTTAACTATATATGACCTTTGCAGCTTATGGAGAATCTAATCCCAGTCACCGAGAAGAAAAAACCACCTCGTGTTCTTGCAGTGGTAGAAAGAGGTGGAGACTCATGAAAGAATCATTCATCTAAAAAGTGGGCCTCTCTTGCTTCCAAAGCAGAGGACTGTTTCTGACAGGTCGAACCTGTCTTCTTTATGAGAGGTCTATGCTTGATATTACTGTTTCAGAGGTAATTACCATTTTTTGTGCATATGCAAATTTCTTGAGACTGCTGTTTGCATTCTTTGATTAAGGgtggaaaaaggaaagaaaacttaaATTTACTTCTCTATTATACAGAAATGGCTTAGTATCTCGATACCTCATTTGTTCATTGCTTTCGTCGATCTTTCTGTCGTCGGAACCTTTTTGGATCATATGATGAGAACATCGTTGCAATTGTCATCTTCCACTTTTGtaattgatatgatttctttttcaATCATACAAACGGCGATGCACTAATCATTCCTCATTGTAGTAGTTGTTGTTGTTCTGCCTTATCTTTGTGACTTGCTTCGGCTGTAATTATAGGTTCAAGAACCATGGCACAAGAAAAGTGATCTCGAAGTCCCGGCATCAGATCTGGAAAGTGATGCCGACTTGACTCCAGGGACCAAATACCAGAGGGATGCAAACAAAGAACCCATCACGCCTCTCCTGTGCGCTGTGTCTTCTTCCTCTGTCCGAACTGTTTTGGGCTATGCAATTGAATGACCGAGCTTGATTAAAGTAATCATTGCACAATTAGTGTGTACTAGTTTATTACTGTCTCTAaaagtatatcactttataattgtTCTCGCCATCTCAGTTTCTCACCCTACTAACTTTTTTTCTCGTTGCTTTGCAGATTCTTCACAGAGCTCGTCTACCGAAGAGCCCTCCTCTCGCTCGTTGCCTGTCCCCCACTGAAGCCTCGTAGCTATCCGACTGTAAAGTCTGATGACACTAAATGCTGCTCCAATTTGAATGCTTCTTCTTCTAGCTACTTCAAATCTGCATCTCCTGCTGCTCCGTCTCGGAATCAATCTTACAGCCCCTGCGATGTGGCCAATTCCCTCCGTTTCCTGCCTCctgctcctcttcttcctccgaacCTCTCAAGCTATGGTGACAGTTGTGGTAGATGGCCTTGCAGAGTGGAAATCTCCCGTAGTTCATGTCGGAGACTCTCTCGGTGAGTGATCAATCTACACCATCATTACTTGCAGAGTAATCCATTAATGGCTCACCCTCTTCTCTCGCTTGTCAACTTTAGTCTTCAAGCACCAGCAGGTGCAGAATTTGTACCTCTTCCGCAACAGAAGGGCCTTCGACCTCTGCAGCTTCGATCAATCTATCCTCATCTACGATGGCAAGTCCTCCCTTTTCACGGTATGTTCATATACCTCTTTCTGATTCATATACTCGCCGGTCCATCTTATCCCATTGTCGTTCCACTGCCAGTGGCGGCCTTCGCGCCCTGGTTATTATTACCTCGCTACCAGAAACAGTTCTCAGAGGAGCTGCGAGCAGGTTGAGAAGGTGCCTGTTAGAGTAGTGACTCCACACCCGTCGCCGGGCTTCCCTTCGCTCCCTTCTCCGGCACCCACATCCGGAGGAGacatctcttcctctccctctccctctccctcgaaCTCGTGGACTTCTGTTAGCTCACCCCGCTCCGGCCCCAGCCCCAGCCCCAGCCCCAGCCCGGCGCCCGTGGACTTTGGCCCGTTGCAGCCGAAGGAAAGGCTGACTCCGGCGGCCACTCCGTCGTCTTCGGTGACCGCGGGTTCGGTCCCGTTCATTAGCAGCAGTCCAGCGGTTCCTCTTCCCGTGGGAGAGACCGATACGGCCACCATCCTCCCATTTCCAACCCCGGGCTCGGAGACTCAGGTGCGTGCGCTATCGTCGCCGGCGCTTTACTCTTTGAGACCCACCGCATGAGTTGTGCTGCTGTTTGCTTTTACGTCTTGCGCAAAGATGATTGAGGAGTCAATTTTgttggttcttttttttttgtttctcttttggaTCAATTGCATGCGATTGCCGCGCAGGTGGTGGGGATGGCGTCGTCGTGCGCTGCAGTGCAGATGTCGCTGCTGATGGTGGTCATGATGCTCTCCCTCGGACTCGTGGTGGACACCAGCCTCCCTTTTGCGGCTTTTCTGTAGCCACAGGCAAACTTCTTGTGTAgtctttttcccttttctttttcctttccccCTACCTTGTGTTTTGTTCTTCTGATGTGAGGCTTAGAGTTGGGCTTTAGATCTTAACGCATGCATGCATCCCGCCATGGATTCCACGAACTGAGAGCCACCATGCCTTGACTGTCCCTGGCTGATGGTGGTTAGCAACTTGGCTATTTTGACCAGTTTATTGTGGTGGCCATGGCCTCTAACCTTTTCCATAGAGAGGGTAAAGCAGCCCAAATCTTTCGCCGTTTCTTTGTTCTTTCATCTTGTTCTCCCCATTCCGGGATGCAGACCGAGTCGAATTGACACGACAGGCAGCACTAGCCACTGGATGCATGCAGTTGGTGTTTGGCTCCGTTCTTCTCTCTCGCATGCCTCCTTACCTTTCACTGGGGAAGAAGATGCATGCTGAATCACCTCACTACATGGCCTGTGATGATTAGTGAGATATATATTCTTAAACAAACAACACTTCTCTTTATCAGAGGCTAAAAGCATACAAAACTCAAAACCATGTAAATGGTGTTAATTTCTTAAAATGTGAACCCAATTCTACTTCAATTAGTTATGTATATTCTTCTGCTTGAACTGATCTCAAACTCATTTAATGGTGCCAAAACCGGAATAAACAGATTTTCCGCtcgaatatttgaaaaaaaatatgaatcaGCTTGGATCCCAacataattacatattatcttctataattaattatggttaaaaaataatattagaatCTCTATATATACATACGAAGGTAAAACATTTTATCCTAATTTTTCTTACGTTGTTAATCATTGATGGAAAAACAAAACACATATTGTCACGTACAAAAAaaaatacacaaatgaaaagaataaaaatataattttattatttttaaaattattaaatttatatcaacTTTTAGCCCTAATCGATTTCTTCTTTCTCTCATCTTTCCAACCTACTTGCCGGTTGCACTCGCTCGACACTATATGTTATAATCATGACATGACAGCTACATAAAGAATACACTTTGTTTCTTCAACCTTGCAGCTAGAACAAGGAGGAGGGCAGCCTACAATGAAGTGTGCTCTTTATCTGTGCTTATAGCTGCCAACTATAAAATAAATAGCCCCATAATGTGATATATTGTCGATTTCATATACATCATGCCGCAAGGAACTATCATATTGAAATCAAGCTTTAATAAACATTCTATGACTAGCCAACAGTGCAGTAGAAATGGCCCCCATTTCAACCTGTCACAATCCTCGTTCCACCACCGGCTGCCTGTCAGTGTTTGCAGGGCCCTGGGAGATCACACCGGagggtgcgtccgaagaagaaccCCTCTACGCTGTGGGGAAAGAGATGGATTCCTCTGAGTCACCCAACACGCAGCTGCCCGCCAACCCCGTGCGAGTGTCGACCATTCGACTACAAGCATGCAAACTGCATATCGAGAAACATAATAATCTGCCGAAAAAATCTCTATTTGTTATTCCTAATCGTACACCAGAATAGCAAGAACCATTCGATTAATCCTGACaattttgaagaagaagattgatAAGTTTATTTATATATCAGGAAAGcttcataataataaaaaaatgatgcAGAGATCCATGAAAATAACATCATAAGCATCCATCACTCGGCCGAGTGAAGACTGTTCATTTCTGATCATTACATATAGTTCAATGCATGACTGAGAAAACATCAAATTGGTCATCATGCAGCCATTGTTACATTCACCAGAGTCTAAGAGCTACAACATGGCAGAAGTTTTGCTCAATCACATCTTGGCTTCTAGCACAACCCATCTTTGTCTTTTTGGTAAATAAGCTTCTCATCTCTTAGCCACGTGTGAAAGctaaagatatattatgattcaacaaatatgcataaataaaaaaaattaaacacttACCGAGGTTTCATCATTCCGATAATTCAATAATAAGATCTTTGTCTTTATGTCTTGGCCTCTCTATTCTCATGGT
The window above is part of the Musa acuminata AAA Group cultivar baxijiao chromosome BXJ2-6, Cavendish_Baxijiao_AAA, whole genome shotgun sequence genome. Proteins encoded here:
- the LOC135615586 gene encoding early nodulin-20-like translates to MLLLLATSNLHLLLLRLGINLTAPAMWPIPSVSCLLLLFFLRTSQAMVTVVVDGLAEWKSPVVHVGDSLVFKHQQVQNLYLFRNRRAFDLCSFDQSILIYDGKSSLFTWRPSRPGYYYLATRNSSQRSCEQVEKVPVRVVTPHPSPGFPSLPSPAPTSGGDISSSPSPSPSNSWTSVSSPRSGPSPSPSPSPAPVDFGPLQPKERLTPAATPSSSVTAGSVPFISSSPAVPLPVGETDTATILPFPTPGSETQVVGMASSCAAVQMSLLMVVMMLSLGLVVDTSLPFAAFL